TTCATGCTTCTAGCTCACCTGGACCGGCTTCACTCACGGAGAACGCTTTGAGGATGGAGAATTTTGGAAGGTGAGTGAGGGGACCTCCTTCACTATGGGGGAGCTGGAGACGGGGCATCATTTGGGTCctgatttctctctccccttgctCAGGACGAGCCCAGTGAGGAGGCCCCAATGGATTTGGGGCTGAAGGACCCCGAGGAGGGGATGTTGCCTTTCCCAGCTCAGAGCCTCAGGTGAGTGGGCTGGCAGTAGGATGGGTCTGTCTGGAAGGGGCCTTGGGACAGCTCCCTCTTCAGGGGCCTGTACCAAGTGTTACATCTGCCTCCAGCCCGGAGCCATTGCCCCAAGAGGAGGAGAAGCTGCCCCCACGGaatgccaacccagggatcaaggtGTGTTCAAGGCAATGCCTGTGCCCAAGTTGGGCCCCCGTGAACAGGCGCACCCTCGGGTCAGGTTCTGGGGTCTCTCTGGTCTCAGTACAGCTCCGCAGGTCCTCAGCTCTTGCACTCTCAGCACAGACCCTTGTGTCTGAGCGGGAGGCACTTCAGTTTATAACTCAGGCAGCCCTGTGTCTTGGCAGGGGGTCCTTCCTGGCTGGGCTCAGGTGCTTCCTGCCCAGGGGTCTCCTCTGAGACCATCAGCCCTCCTGCAACTCTGTCCTGTTTGTGGAGCCTCTTATGTCCTCCCACCCGCCGTGCTCTGAGTCGGGAACTCCTCTGGTCTCAGCAGAGTGCCCTGTGTCCTGGCTGGGGGCTCTTCTGGGTTTAGACCAGACCCTCTATCTCCTACCCCCTCTTTTGTGTCTGGCAGTGTTTCGCCGTTCGCTCCCTAGGCTGGGTGGAGATGACCGAGGAGGAGCTGGCCCCTGGCCGCAGCAGCGTGGCAGTCAACAATTGCATCCGTCAGCTCTCCTACCACAAAAACAATCTGCACGACCCCATGTCTGGGGGCTGGGGCGAGGTGAGCTGGCAGGGTGGCAGGGTGGCGGTGAAGTGCAGAAACTGGGAGAGCTGGGAGAACCAAGCTGCCCCTCTGCCAGGGCTGGGGAGGCGGGTGCAGACCCACCAGGCAAGTCTGCGAGATGAAAGTGTGACTCCTGATCGGGAGATGGTTGCCTAACAGTGATGGCGTTGATAAAAGGAGTCACGTCAGAGATGAAAGGTGTGAGCTTTGTTAGAGTTGAAGCCTGCAGGGTGGCTGGTCCCACACCAAAGAAAGGGCCCTAGAGGAGTGGCTCACCTCCCTCGAGCTGGAAGTGGCAAAGATCAGCCACCTTCCCGGCTGGGGCACCGCTGAGCATCTGCTTCCTGGGCCTGCAGGGAAAGGACCTGCTGCTGCAGCTGGAGGATGAGACGCTGAAGCTGGTGGAGCCACACAGTCAGGCCCTGCTGCACACCCAGCCCATCGTCAGCATCCGCGTGTGGGGCGTCGGGCGGGACAGCGGAAGGTGGGAGCAAGGCCGGGGCTCCGGGGTGGGGGCTCAGCCAGCAGTCAGAGCGAGGCCCTCCTCCCTAACTCTGTTGTTTGCCTCTCTTGTGCTGCCGGACCCAGAGAGAGGTACTATGCCTAATTTACCCTGACcattcctctccccacccctggaCCAGATGCAGCAAAGTGCCCAAGTCCTCTAGTctgccccgcccctccctgcGCGCTGTGCTCGCCCATCCTCCCAGACCTCGGCATGCTTGCCTGTCTACCCTCTGGCCAGAAGGCAGTGCCCACAGGACAGCGACCCGAGGGCAGACGGATGGGGAGGGCGTGGGTGGGCGGGAGTGAGGGTCCGCACTGGAAGGCACTGGGAGACACTGAGGCGCCCCTCCCCCAACAGGGACTTTGCCTACGTAGCTCGCGATAAGCTGACCCAGATGCTCAAGTGCCACGTGTTTCGCTGTGAGGCACCTGCCAAGAACATCGCCACCAGCCTGCATGAGATCTGCTCTAAGGCACGGCCCCCTTCGCACCCTGGAGTAGCTGCCACCTTTGCTCTACAAGGACGTGGGTGGGGTCTTTGAGTGGGGGGCGCTCCAGGGCGATGAAGCCCTGACGGACTCGCCctgcctcttccttcttcccctcctttCTCAGATCATGGCCGAAAGGCGTAATGCCCGCTGCTTGGTAAACGGACTCTCCCTGGACCACTCTAAACTTGTGGACGTCCCTTTCCAAGGTCAGTGTCACAACCCTGCCAGGTCTGTCtgttttgttggcaaagttggGGGGACCCAAGAAGAGGCACGAGTTCCTAGGCAGAGTGATAGTAAAATGGAGACTCAGCACTTaacctggtagtccagtggttaagacttcatacttataatggtgggggggggggtgtggtgtgagttagatccctggtcagggaactaagattctgcaagccatgcggagtggccaaaaaaaataaaaatggagattcaattcctggggtcAGATTAGTGGAGGGACTTTGGTTAAGgagaggcaggggaggggtggaggtAGGGCCTTGGCTGAGTCAGTGTTCAGCTTATGCCCTGGTGGTGGGGACTGGGAGAAGCAAGATCTGTCCCTGTGATTgatccttttctttcctcctgcagTGGAATTCCCAGCACCTAAGAATGAATTGGTGCAAAAGTTCCAAGTCTATTACCTGGGGAATGTGCCTGTTGCTAAACCTGTTGGTATGTGTGTCCTTTTCCACCCAGGCACCACCACCTTGATCTCAaagcccttcccccaccctctaCCTCCCAGTACCTCTTTTACCAGACCTTCCTCTTGCTTGATGTCACCCTGCTCTTCAGAGTGCATCCCACCTTCTGTACCTCTGTCCCAGCTTCACTCTGGGTCCTAGCTTCCCTGAGTGTGAACCAGGCATATAGGGAGACCCATTCTTGAAAAGCTTTGGTTAGGTTGGGAGGTAGGTCTTCGATGACTAAAACGCTGGAGCAGCCAGGAGCTGTGTTTGGTATTACAGCACCAACTATGGACTGTGATCATCTAGAAAGGGAGCAGTGAGCATATTTGTCAATATGCTTTGTGTTGGTAAAGTACTTCCTTACATGTCATTTAATTCTTGAGGATCCTGTGAATTTTGGATTATGATGATACCCATTTTATAGTTAAGGAAACTGAGAGTAGAGACTATTAGGTTCCCTCTGATATTTCTAATACTTTCACAGTACCTGTTATTGTTCATTCACTTAGCAAATAACTATGAGGCCTACCATGTACCAGGTCCTGAGAGAACAATGGCCACAGCCCTGCTTTCATGGAGGTTATAGGAAATTACGGTAGAAAAAAAGAGGATTAAATCAAACAATCACACAAATAAATGTGCAATTACAATTTGAGTCATTTTACTGAAAGAAAGTAGCAAGATACATGGAACTATGTAACAGAGGAGCTTCACTTAGTCTAGGAAGTCAGAAAAGAtttgagaaagtgacatttgaattgagatcaaaaaataaataggatCTAATGTGCCCAAATGGGATGGAGACAGAAATAAAGTGGGGAAAGATCACTCCAGGCAGAGTGAAGATTGGGTGTGAGGACCCATCATGAAAGACACTTTAGTATTTCAAAGGGATTGAGAAAAGCAGTGCCAGATGAGGCTAGGAGCTCGGCAGTGGTCATAACCTGCGGAACCTCATAGGCCATATTTATGATTTGTTCTTCATCCTAAAGTGTTAAGAAGCTATCAGAGAGTTTTCTGGAGCACACTTGtcataatcattttaattttgtgagaacttccctggtagctcagctggtaaagaactctccaGCCAAggtgggagatgcaagagatgtgggtttgatccctgggtcgggaagatcccctggagaaggaaatggcaacccactccggtattcttgcctggaaaattccatggattgaggagcctggtggctaaagtccttggggtcacagagttggatacgactaagcacacatgcacgcacctTGGCGATACCATGGAGAAGGGTGTTCAGCAGGTGGAGGTGGCCGTGGAGACCTCCGGAGGACCTTGCAGTAGCTGTGGTTGGTAATAAGAGTATCTTGCACTGTACTGGGGCTGAAGAGGAGTGTGTGGATTCAAGAGGTTATTGGATGATTAAAGTCAACATGCCTTGGTGGGATGTGGGGTGAGGGACAGAGGCCTTAAGGTTGACCCCTGGCTTCCTGGCTTTTGGCACTAACTGGATAGTGGTGCCATTCTCTAAAGGTACTGGAAGAGGCCAGTTTTGGTTTGGAGATTTGAGTTCAATTTTAGGCATGCTCAGTTTGGTGTGTCTTTGGGAAGGTGAGTAGCAAACTCAAATTGGCAGCTGGATTCACAGAGGAGAGGACTGGGCTAGAGATACAAATGTGGGCATTGTTGGGTTAGAGAGGTAATCAAAGCCATGAGTCTGAAGAAGATTGACCCTGGAACGTGGGTAGCCACTGTGAGAAGGGATATCAGGCTAGGCCTGGCTGTGAGCCCCTCCAACATTTAATGGACAGTGGAGGAGCAGGTGTGAAGTCAGAGGAAAAGAGACTTCAAGAAATGGTCAGGTGTCACACCAAAAGACACCTGGGAAGAACTCAACAGTATTtgggaatggataaacaaatacaCAAACGAAAGAACGCTTAGGTGAGAGCCCAAGAGATGGTGGACTGAGGACTCTAACCCTGGTCATCTTCAGTTCTCTGTTCTTCCCCTTATACCATGCTGACTAATGATCAGCACCATTACATTCAGTGAGGGAACCCTTCTTAGGGTGGGGATTGAGCTGGGGTTGAAGGAAGGCCTGGATTTGCAGAGAGTAGACTTAATTCAGAGGCACTGCCACAGCTGTGCAGCTGGAGGTGAGAAGATCCTTGTGGGAGAGCAGGAAGAACTCATGACTCCGCCCTCCCCTttgtgctgtttcctcctcccttTCACCCTCAAGTTCATGACTCTTCCAGTTATTTCATCACTCCCCTATCTACCTGCCATTCACTTAGCTTCTCAGTACAATAAAGGAACTATCTACAGCCCTTGATGGATCCTCTGCGGTCCATCAGCTTAGAAGGTCTGCTCTGTTGAAGCCAAGAGTTTCACACGGTAGTCCCTAAACTCACtttatcatgttttatttatgCTCTGTTTTTAACCTGCTCAAGTTTAACATTGGCCCCTCCTGAAGCTGCAATATTCACTCATTAATCATCTATCGATCAACAAATGACTACCCAGTGCCTgatttgtgccaggcactggtctAGGTTCTTGGTATATGTTAATGAACACAGCTGCCTTTAAACCAAGATTCCTGCCTTTAAGTAGCTGACATTCTATTCAGAATAGACAGGCAATAAGTAAATTATATAGTATGTTGGAAGGCTACAGTTGAGACCTGAAGCGATGagcctactcattagaaaagaccctgatgctgggaaagattgagggcagcaggagaaggaggcaacagaggatgagatggtcggatggcatcaccaactcagcggacatcagtttgagcaaactccgggagattgtgagggacttggtgactgaacgaGGCTAAGGGGGGTTGGGAGTTTGGGGCTGGCATCAGGGTGTAGGTTTCAGTCCTGAGCTGTTATCAAATATGACAGACTCTTTCCAGGTCACCTAGTTCCACTGTTGTCCCCGCCTCCATGCTGATCCTCCCCACTCTGGAGCCAGGTGCCACCCCCACAGCTCCATCTGCTTATTAGGCAGTCTGATGTCTGGTCTCCACATGACTGGCATCAGTGTCATTTCACATCTGAGCCCTCTGCGGGCTGCCCTCACCCACCCACTCCTTTCTGTGTCATCACCCTTCTGTAGCTTCGGGTTGCTGGGTTATTATACCAGTTTGGGTACATTTGCCCATTTGCCTTTCTCAGACATCTGGAATTCCTTCAGTCAGTAGCCTTGTGCTAGGACTGGGCACACAGACAGTGAAACTTGATTTCTGTCCTTGAGATGGCCATAGCCTAGTGTGAAGAAGTTCCTAGCAGTTACAAGATGTGCCGAGAGTTGTCTCAGCAGCACCCTGTCTGCCTGTGGCAGGAAAGGCTTCCCAGACAGGAGGGCCTAGGTGAACGCTGATGCCTGAGAACTGGGAGTTTCGCAGACAGTCAAGAGAGGAGGAGCCCTCTGGAGGGAGGCTTTCCCTCAGTTACAATCTGCCCCTGGAGGGCATCCTCttcttttactttgtatttcCCATCTGCCTAGCTGGGCATTTGCCAAGATTAGATGTTGATAATGCTACATAAATCATTTGAAGTTCAGGGAGCAGTAAAATATGGAGCTTGACAGGTCAGATGAGGCCAGTTTTTGGAGGACTTCATGCTTAGGAGAGAAGTTTGGCTTTGATCCAGTCAGAGGTATGATGAGCAAGGCCAAGGTGAGGGAGGACTTTGGGGGAAGACGTGTTCTCTGCCCTCAGAGGGCCCACGTGTTTGGTTCCTAGTGGGAGCCCAGAGGCACTGACAGGGGCAAGCGGGCCTGGGGGCGGACCAGTGTGTGCTTTTCATGGACATCGGTCACTCTAATGTCTCCACTACAACCACACACAGATGACACAGCCAGCTCATGAGGAGTGCAGGGAGCAGAACCTATGCCCCATGCCCTGTGCTGCTGCCCTGGTTCTCTGCTGAGTACCAGTGGCAGTGGGATGCATGGGTGGAAATATTATGGGTGGAAGTGTTTAAGGGCAGTTAACATTAGGAGCTAATGGAAACATTGTTACAAGGGCAAGTTGATCCATCTAAAAGCCAGGAACCTTGGATTCCCTGGCTTTTGCATAAATCATAGAAATTACTGAGTGCAGTAAGATTTTGACAACCCCTCTGGTTCTGAGACTAGGACTATAGACAAGGGGCAGGGGAAAGGCCTGGCTAAGAACCCAGGCTCTGGAATCAGACTGCCTGTCTTCAGATCCTCATTTCTCAGTTGTGACCTAAGGTCAATTACCTGATTTCTCAAtataagcttcagtttccttacctgtaaaatggtgataaagGGATCTATTGTGAGATTGTGTATGATAGTGCACTATAATGTCATAACATGGTGTGACACAT
This portion of the Bos taurus isolate L1 Dominette 01449 registration number 42190680 breed Hereford chromosome 15, ARS-UCD2.0, whole genome shotgun sequence genome encodes:
- the APBB1 gene encoding amyloid beta precursor protein binding family B member 1 isoform X2 — encoded protein: MRVQDTSGTYYWHIPTGTTQWEPPGRASPSQGSSPREESQLTWTGFTHGERFEDGEFWKDEPSEEAPMDLGLKDPEEGMLPFPAQSLSPEPLPQEEEKLPPRNANPGIKCFAVRSLGWVEMTEEELAPGRSSVAVNNCIRQLSYHKNNLHDPMSGGWGEGKDLLLQLEDETLKLVEPHSQALLHTQPIVSIRVWGVGRDSGRDFAYVARDKLTQMLKCHVFRCEAPAKNIATSLHEICSKIMAERRNARCLVNGLSLDHSKLVDVPFQVEFPAPKNELVQKFQVYYLGNVPVAKPVGVDVINGALESVLSSSSREQWTPSHVSVAPATLTILHQQTEAVLGECRVRFLSFLAVGRDVHTFAFIMAAGPASFCCHMFWCEPNAASLSEAVQAACMLRYQKCLDARSQASTSCLPAPPAESVARRVGWTVRRGVQSLWGSLKPKRLGSHTP